The DNA sequence TATATGTAAGTCTATCTTATCTTTCTGTCCGACAAGGATGATCTGGATATCCGGAAGAATCTTGGCCGCTTTTAAGGCGCCTTTGACAATCTCTCCGGGCGCATGATCTCCGCCCATGGCATCAACGGCGATTTTCATCCACGACATACCTCCTTTCTCTCATTATATACAGAAAACTTGGCTGACGCCAAGCTTTGATCTGTTTTTTCGAGTACTCTAACTTATTATTCACCCATAGAGATGACTTCTTTGCCATTGTAATAGCCGCAGTTCGCACAAATATGATGCTGAAGCTTCTGTTGATGGCACTGGGGGCATTCCACAAGATTAGGAACGGACAGCTTATCCATTGCTCTGCGCCTGCGGACTCTAGATTTGGATTGTTTATTTTGATGAACACCCATTGATATTACACCCCCTTATTCCATTTGGATAATATTTCTAAGCGAGGATCAATATCCTCAGTGGAGCACGAACAAGGATTCACATTGCGGTCAGCACCGCATTTCAGACAGAGCCCCCTGCAGTCTTCAGAACATAAGAACTTTAAAGGAAGCTGCAGCAGCATATGCTCTACAATCCTGTCGTCAATCGGGAATTCGTCCTTTTCAAAAACCAGTATGCTGTCGTCTTTGGCTTCAGAAGCAAATTCTGCCGGGACCCATTCGTCTTCAAAAACAATCTTCAGATTATACGGAAATTCTTTCAGACATCTGGAACAACTAACAGCAATCACAGACGATATTTTCCCATTCACCAAGAGTGATTTACCAACATTTTCAGCTTTTAATTCCACTTCAAGCGGGGATAAGAAACGATAAGACTCATTTCCGAGCTGCAAAGGTGGAAAATTTTCTTCATTAAAACTAAAAGTTTTTGACCCACCCTCGGCCCGCCTTAATTGAAAAACATTGACGATCACCAGCAATCACCTCGATATGCAACAACTGTAATTATAGTTATCACTTTTTTCTTTGTCAAGAAAGGATTACATCTTCTGGATGATTTCCTCAGTATCCAAGGCAATCATAAGTTCTTCGTTTGTCGGGATGACCATCACCTTGCATCTGGCTCCCCACTTGGAAATGTCCACTTCTTGCCCTCCGGCCGCTTCATTTTTCTCATCGTCAATACTGACACCGATGCAGCCCAGCGTATCACAGATCGACCGGCGAATTAAAGGAGAGTTTTCTCCCAGTCCGGCTGTAAATATGATCCCGTCGACGCCGTCTAGAATTGCAGTATAGGCACCAATGTATTTTTTAACGTCATGAACAAAAACATCCAGGGCAAGCTGGGCACGGTAATTGCCTTCGTCAGCAGCTTTCTGTAAATCGCGAAAATCACTGCTGACTCCCGAAAGGCCAAGTACGCCGCTTTTCTTGTTTAACAGCGCATTGACTGCGTCCCCGGAGATCTTTTCTTTTTTCATGATAAACGGAACAATGGCCGGATCAAGATCCCCCGACCGGGTGCCCATCATCAGCCCCTCCA is a window from the Dehalobacter sp. DCA genome containing:
- the rpmF gene encoding 50S ribosomal protein L32: MGVHQNKQSKSRVRRRRAMDKLSVPNLVECPQCHQQKLQHHICANCGYYNGKEVISMGE
- a CDS encoding YceD family protein; protein product: MIVNVFQLRRAEGGSKTFSFNEENFPPLQLGNESYRFLSPLEVELKAENVGKSLLVNGKISSVIAVSCSRCLKEFPYNLKIVFEDEWVPAEFASEAKDDSILVFEKDEFPIDDRIVEHMLLQLPLKFLCSEDCRGLCLKCGADRNVNPCSCSTEDIDPRLEILSKWNKGV